GACCGATGTGCCGTTGCGGGCCCACCTGCACGAGACCCGCCACACCGCCCTGGCCAACACCTATGCGGCGATGGCCGCCGGCGTCGGCGTCTTCGACAGCGCGGTAGGAGGCCTAGGGGGATGCCCCTTCGCTCCCGGAGCGGCCGGCAACGTCTCCACCGAGGACCTGGCCTGGATGCTTGGGCGTGCAGGGTTCCCTACGTCCATTGATCCGGTGCGCGCTACGGAACTGGGCCGCTGGATCTGTGCCAAGGTGGGAACGGCGCCACGCTCCGGGCTCGCCGGCGCGGGGGTTTTCCCGAATCCCGTCTGAGCCATCACCGCGCTGCAGGTGGACCGGGCGGGGTTCGCAACCCGCGGGGGTGAATCCCGGTCATGGCCCCCGATACCGGCGTCGGGTGGTTAGAGTGGCCGGCATGCGCGAGACGATCCTGCCGCCGTTTGCCGTGACAGCCGCGGCCATTCGTCAATTGGAGGGCCTTGGCGGGAGCGCGCGCATCGACATCGAGGACGGCGGCTGCTGCGGGCGGACGTACGTCTTCACCCAGGATCCCCGGGGCGAGGGGGATGCCCGGTACGGCTGCCCGGGTGCCGAGCTTTTTGTCAGCGCCGCGGCCGGCACCGTCCTGACCGGCGCGACCCTCGACTACAGCGACCGCATCAAGCCGCCCCGCTTCAGGGTGATCCGCAACCCGAACACCCCTGAGCGATGTCCCTGCAACCGCTCCTTCGGGCGGCCCTGGCCCGGCAAGGGGCAGCCCGCGTGCCGTTCCCGGTGCTCCATGCCGTGGGACGCCGAGCCGCTCGATTGATGGGCCCGGGGTGTCAGCCTGGCAATGGGGCTGCCTGCCCAACGCGGTGGCGCCGGGACCATCGCCTGGACCTACTGACGCGTGGCCGGAGGTTCCTCCAGTGGAGCGCGACGGCCAGCACGATCAGCGGCACATGGATTGCCGGGAGGTTCCGGGCAAACCACCCCGGCAGGTAGATGTCCGTGACGGAGCCGTTCGCGTCGCCGAGCCGCTGCGCGACCGCTGTCAGCGGGCAGTGGAAGCCGTTGCCCGCGAAGATCGCCGTTTCGGCGAAGACCACGGCGCCGGCGACGCCGGCCTTCCGGTCG
The nucleotide sequence above comes from Arthrobacter sp. KBS0702. Encoded proteins:
- a CDS encoding iron-sulfur cluster assembly accessory protein, whose amino-acid sequence is MRETILPPFAVTAAAIRQLEGLGGSARIDIEDGGCCGRTYVFTQDPRGEGDARYGCPGAELFVSAAAGTVLTGATLDYSDRIKPPRFRVIRNPNTPERCPCNRSFGRPWPGKGQPACRSRCSMPWDAEPLD